The Montipora capricornis isolate CH-2021 unplaced genomic scaffold, ASM3666992v2 scaffold_505, whole genome shotgun sequence nucleotide sequence cactttcgattttgcgattttacttgtaggACTAAAAGTGCGCTAAACACTCTCcttgaacgtaacaaaaatcccCCGAAATATTTATCGCTGATGGTAACTAGATATAAATAAGGCACAAAATTAAAGatgttttcatctcgcaaattttgttgctgatggcaaattgttttattctcaatcgacacttcctaaaagttccttctgctctccttaaaaactacatatcaatatttatttacttttgcttcactatttgttttgaataaagcaggcaccttgcttagttcgcatttttgagcgttaaaatagaatttttggtcctatgttcctgacagcaagtcgcatattttgacgtcccGCATacagatactaaccctgccggaaaaggattaacttcagtgaacattggtcttggaaagctgtcagaagcttaGAGTGGtgtgtggtgaaaaagaagttgtaaatgatcaacatgtcagccttgaagcaaaatgtttctcgatttccttttatttttttcaatcgtTCTGTGTTTAGTATTTCACTGAACCACAtttcttctcagggggtatttagcaaagatatctaacatggcactgtaatgatttactGTACCAAAACAATGTCGTGTAGAGCTACATAtcacgcaaggacaacttgaatctcctgaaaaaacaaaacgcagctcagttgacagttatggaaaaaagcagtgtcaagttactgcactaccacacgtacgcagtACGTtcctacttaaaaaaaaaaacccgtatCTCCTTaatccccccctcccccaccccagtccaaaaatcccgtatccccacatTTTTCCCTAACCTAAATAtaccgtatcctgatcgcttctcggccttttggctaagactagtttctcggccaagggctacggtcaagtaccattGTACTACGTACAGTAGTTTTTTCTGTGCCataaggggcaggcacagaacagtttcggctgtttgtctgttctttcgagaagcgatcactagggttttttggtttcgtttttgatagctttttgttcagctcgattgtttgaatcatgacgaacttttgtactttctgagaactatttaatacttgagttttgaatcgatgacagagagagttttggcgatttcaacGCGGACTGCactactggatttaaggtttttttcttaacgaaatttcgagttgttgtggaacgtttggtaccaagttactcttaAGCGGCGTTCACACTCAACTTTGACTGTGATCAACTGGAGTATAATTTAGGCTATCATACTTCATTCAATTGTACTCAATTATGGGTCTcttcacatctgcgaaaattcaaattcaatagGCAGGGTAAACTCGTAGCGTGAGACAAAATGGAGCCGTACCGCGTGGTTGCCACGATTATCATCAACCATGCTTCAGGCAACAAGAGAACCAAGGAGAACCAAGCTACCGAGAATAGAAGACGACAAATCCACatcttcgctccataaagcgattagaagttcgtctgctcataccaccaaGTGTTCGCCTTTTTGTTCAATTACTCACTgcaattacttcaaacaacccccttgaggttgtttgacGTAATTATCATCTAATTATAATCAGGGACAGTGTAAtcagttgatgtgaacccatttcatatttaattcgattataattcgatcgtaatcgaggcctaatgtgaacacggcttaatACCGAAAttaagattatggaattgtcaAACTAGTTTTTTGGACTggactttttaatttttgagcattgagagaaatggagtacagatgttgtcttcttgtcttcgccacggatTTAAatagtttgcaaggaactaaaccaggattacggaaccggacttcgaatacagggcccgattgttcgaaagccgattaccttaatccaggattagcgtaaacttttgtttcatgttttcaacattttggttatttttgtttttcaagattgacttcttctaatgtaaagtttttccgaatatcagccttgaacagaaTTTGGGAGTAGAAAATAAAACTCGTTTGTTAATTTTTATCCTGAGATtagagttaatcggcttttgaacaactggcccaggatgatgaGTTGTTACACTGATTTGTAATacgtttttcggatgatttaaggctgatcttgtaatttttggatgaacggagttaaggaagcaagtaaaactgtaggatttgaatatagtctccttccaaaaaattaataagtaaaagatcccgtatcctgataacccgctaatagggctttattgtttgcatttgccaatttagtaacattactaatgagtttttacaacaaaaaacttcaagttatattactgATTTATCTTtttggtaatctctcgccattttccgaagtttacctgtacttgaagttcactgtaactggacaatttgtgttaactgtttgcgcattccacggatacgcctttgtaggcgtcttgttcagtttttttttagcgagattcccatacaaatccttataattttttaccgtTGGAGTCTGGGCCACCTGTGGTTGGtagagctttaaaatgttctgtttctatcacgtaatcggcgtttcgCTTTCCCTAaatagaaatcattgcaatcccagcagtttgctctgtacactacttttgacctgaacgaaggagctagtttatctttgtaagggaaaaaagacctgattcttcgggtgttctgaaaaattattttgaggttgaaaataccatagaatCCTCTTGAGGTCCTCTTGAGGTCATCTGAGGTCAACTGTAAGAATCGGAGTGACGAACAAATTCTAATGCAGCGATAAGCCAAAGTGCAGACTAGGTTTACTTTGTATTTAACGTGAGTAAAAGAGTCCCATTTGGTATAGAGACCGGTAAATGTCTTCTCATCGGTATCCtggacgttcttataaaaaaagagtGCACTCGACTCATAGATTTCGACTCATGGAATTCATCCCGGCTTTACACCAgccaagagaggatgaggtccTCTCTTGCACCAGCCGAATATAAATTGATTGACTTATGTGTCTTTAAAGTAAAAAAGGCCAATAAGGCTAATCTTCTTACATTTTCTCTATTCATTTTTGAACCGTTCGTACCAGTGTAGTTACTGGGCCCGAATTCcacaatgtgaaagaaatggAAGGATCGCCATTTGGTTGAGATAGCGCTAATTTACATTCTGAAGGCAAGTATTCGTTGCCGTAagcttttcttttgcttgaaATTCTTACTGAACCAGGAGAGCCAGCAGCCGAAATGTGATATGTCAACAGGAAATTAATTTCACGTATTTAATATAAGTTATTTCCGCGCATGTTGGCCACAGCTCTCTCAAAGCTACGTCCGAAAGTTTTGCCTTCGAGAAAAATTTAAAGGCCGTTTTGCGGCCATAATTGCGTTATCATAATTGTCATCACCTGGTAATGGTTAAGAGACTATTAACACGGCTAGCAATAGTTACGAACTTTGATAAAAGTAAATAACCCGCTTTAGCACGATCGACGTTTAGAGCGTTAACCATTCGTTAGAGGAGCTATTAGTCCTTTCGCTCTGACCATGGGTTAGTGCTTGAAGCGTCAACTTTTAATGTCCCAACAATGGTCATAGTCAATTTACTTCATTTCATCGCCTCAATGACACTACCAAGTCTCGAAAGCTGTCAGTAATATTTATCCGGCAATACTGGAGAAGACATGACAGATGTAGATACTTTTTGGGATGTCCAAGCCCTCACGATGTCACTGTGTTTTACTCCCCATCCACCCTTTCCCCCTGACTGGTGGCGGGGACTGTTTCCCTTTCCGCTACATTTGAGAGAGATGACAGCTTTCGAAACTGTCAAAAATGAGAgagaaagtgagaaaaaaaatcaagcatGTATTTATCATACcatgaagtcaagtgaagctatgatactcgcagttatggacgaaatttttgcaattgcacaAAGAAGCCGGTGAGGAATAAATGATagatgaaatggatcatatatgaactgcggatatgaaatcaagtgaagctatgatccttgcagttatggacgcaatgtTTGcaaattgcgtaaagaagcctgaaaatttcaggacttcaacgggtttgaacccgtgacctcgcgataccggtgcgacgctctaaccaactgagctatgaagccactcacgttgggagctggtcatttgtgggttccaatgtttcCGTGAGGAATCAATAaacgatgaaattatatatgaaatggaacATATACGAAatacagatatgaaatcaagtgaagctatgaccctcacagttatggacgcaataaagaggcctgaaaaattcaggacttcaacggtgtttgaactcgtgacctcgcgataccggtgcgacgctctaatcaactgagctatgaagccactgacgttgagagttgttcatttgtgggttccaatgttcccgtgaggaatgaatcaacgatgaaatttGTGGGTAGCGTAAACCcataaatgaccagctcccaacgtcagtggcttcatagctcagttggttagggcgtcgcaccggtatcgcgaggtgacgggttcaaaccccgttgtagtcctgaaattttcagccttctttacgaaattgcaaaaattgcatcgataactgtgaggatcatagcttctcttgatttcatatccgcagttcatatatgaacCATTTCAtctatcatttcatcgttgattcattcctcacgggaacattgaaatccacaaatgaccagctcccaacgtcagtggcttcatagctcagttggttagagcatcgcacatGAGGtcatcacgggttcaaaccccgttgaagtcctgaatttttgaggctttttacgcaattgcaaaaattgcgtccataactgcgagctccacttgatttcatatccggcagttcatatatgatccatttcatatgtcatttcatcgttgatacCACAAGGTATTGAAACCTTTTCGAGATTTTCAAAGGTGGACATATCACTTTGATGACTTTCATATCATGCAGTGATCGAACATAACACTGTGTGCCACAAACCTGTTAATATTTACCTGTTGTCAAAGTTGTTGGCAGTGCTAGTTTAGTTCCGTTGCTAGCACAGTAACGATAACTGCAATTGTATGATGTAGGCAAAGGAGTCAGCTTATAAACGTAAAATCCCCCGCAGTTGCGAACGCTGATGTAAACGAAGTTTGCACAGCAACTGCAGTAGCTTGCAGTGAGGCACACCCTGCGCACGACAGCGCCATCCTCGACAGAGGGGTGTCCTCCACTAAGCCAGCCTGAATACCGGGCACCGCAGTGATACCTCTCAACACAAGTATCAGCCATTTGATTTCCAGCCTCTCCGTCAAACCGGTACCAGCCAGACAGGGTGCTTTCGTTCTTGCAAAGTGACAAAAGGTTGAATCTATACGTTGTTGCTCGGTTGGCCTCCTTGAGGGCTTTGTAGTTTGAACATTCTGAGGATATTTcattcaatatattaaaatttagtgtTTGAAAAAGGCATCACCACGACATGGATATGTGTAAGGCTCAAAACATCGAACCAGTCATACtgtgaattctcccaactccgccttgtgtttagatgaggctattgaaacacggaaaacgtcctctattgcttaattagagcatccgaactactAATTGGAAGGTCGTATGTTCGACTCCTACAAAGGAGAACTTGGATTTTTACTCTTCAAAGCGAAAAACATTGTTATGACAATTCAAAAGAACAGGTTATCTGGACAAAACAAGATTAATGACTTACAAATGATGAGATGCAGATATACAGAGCTTAAAATAAATTACCGACAGCCAAATCTGCATGCAGCCAAAGTGCACTTAGTTTGTATAAAAACTCCATATGAGCTAGGTAAAGAATATATTTGGGTGGGCCTTATCTGTAGGCTTGGgtcagtttttttattttgatcgaCTTACAAGCATCGTAAGTATATATATTAGTATGTACTGCTGCAGTCAGCCAATCATACATATTACGGAGCCACGTAATATGTATGATAATATACGTAATACGTataaccattcagttttgcacaacattggaGGAGGGGgcaggggagagaagcaatgaagacttcaaaagtgctaaccttcccaacagttttgtctaggattgtagctgtacgaaaaaaatgcaaaatcgtTTTACTTTGCACTAATCGATACAGGGGCCACGTAGGACCTACAATAGTTCTACATGTCCACGGGAAAAAAAGTTTCCTTTGTCGTTCAGAGATGGTTTAAGTTAACCTTGGTAAATTAATAAAGAGATTTATTTGTCGATGTTGACTCGCGAGGATAGTCGGAAAAATCCCTAGTTAGAAACAAACCAACGATCTGTGATTTGTAGTGTAAACGCTCTTCCGCAGAGCTGTAAGAGACTCGAGGAGAAAGGCTCCAGAAGCAGGTTAGCCCTACTGAATAAGAATTTGGTTAGGTGCCCCAATATGACTACTCCTTTTCAGGTTCCATTAAGAAAACTACTCTATTATACGGTAAGATtatcgccaaaaaaaaaaaaaatgaacatcagtcacttaaggtggctcaaaccggtttcaacaatttggagggaatgtgttattagaaagatatactctacaacactgtttcacttgATGGCAATGTATGGTATCAtataaaacaccaataatttcttaacgagatgcacatattaatgtgacgtcAAAAATTACCACGGCAACAAAAAACCCATCTAAAGACACACTATATTGTgtgtttaagcgcttatatgTAAAAcacgaactcagtgacccctattttttactACTGAAAAatgattagcaggctaaggcTAAACTCtctgcaaattgaaaaaaaatatttggagcggattcagagccaccttaattttttttaattgtgaaggtggctatgaatctgctccagagaaactttttaaacTTTCAAGAGAGTTTTATCGTAGCGTGCTAATCACTGCTCAGCAATAACAAAATATATGTGttttaagacaaaatatagggtgtttttagatggatcttttgttgccatggtaacctattacgtcacattaatgagtgcatcttgttaagcatctATTGGTGTTTCACGTAGCATCGTAACATTAACATTAAGTGAAAAAGGTTGgcagattcaatccttccaattagtacagtttgttgaaaatgttaaaactggtttgagcctccttaaatcgAAAATGCGTTCTTACCTGGTGCTCGTGGCAGGCCATTGCCGCAGTAACGTGAGTAACACTTGAGTGGATCAAGGCGGTAAACATAAAACGCTCCACAGTTGCGGACACTGATGTCCTTCGAAAATTCGCAGCAGTTACTGACAAACAGCTGTTGAAAAAAACAGACCTTCCGCTGCACGATCCCTTCAGCCACTGTAGGATGCGTGCCATCGAGCCAGCCTGGAGAGTCTGTAGTGCAGTGGTATATCTTAGGACATGAATCTGCCATTTGAGTTCCAGCTTCTCCGCTAAATCGATACCAACCAGACAACGCTGAATCGCACATGTTACCAATGCTCCTGTTTACATAGGTCATTGCTCGGTTGGACTCATTGAGAAATTTGTAGTTGGAACATTCTGGGAGAGATTTTTAAGTAGATAACATTTTGAGggcttattcttattcattaaTCAAACGAAGACAAGTATGAATCAACAAAACCTACTCTAATATCaaggaaaatggaaaaaaaaccaacaaccaACCACTGTCCTCTAATTAACGAATTATATATTTCACAGATCAAAGGTCAATCTCTTGCCCATACCAAAAAAAATAGTTCCTGGAACGGTTTGCAAAatatttctattaatttttggAATGGTTCAAACTTTTAAGCTATCTGTTTGAGATGACTATACTCTTTATTGATTTCATTGCAAATTCCCTTTGATTACCTCCGTACAGAATTATTTCCGAAAAGACAAAACAGCGAACGAAATACTTCGAGATAATCGACCTGAGTTTTCATACATGATTTTTTCCGATCCGACTTTTAGTGCTCAAGAGTatctaagggcgcgttcgattgaccctattccggaatatgaaTACGCGGAATGATGATTAAAaaggtatgtttggcgcgtttagAAGATtcaaagataataaaaatatgtttgaaataccattttagcagatgtttgacaatttaatGTGAGTCTCCgtaaaacaaaggatttctaacttatattccatgtattcctattccggaatacggtcaatcgaacgcactctaAGACTATGTTCTATTCCAACTCATTTTCAACACTAATTACCAAAATAACAACGAAAAATCCTGGTAAATCTCACCtgtgttgccggtaaaatccgttctgaGCTTTTacctacagtctgtgacaaattTCGTTGGAAaagtacacgactatacagatctgaagcttttgcagctcactctccccctcacaatgttgttttaacgcgagtttctgagcccatttgccaaaacaacattgtgggagcgCAAGGTATTGTCCCAGActgtaggttaaattggtgatcctcatttttcCTAGGTTGAATActcactcagatgaattgaggCTGAAACGTTTTTTTCGAAGCTTAAATTAAGCCTAGGGGAAAATTGGGTCAGgctaggattagttttggtttttataaatggatatcaattgacagGAAAGTAAATAATGATAAGAACTGTATTGGGTTGAGCATGTCCGTCGTTGTAGTGGTACGGACACAGGACTATAAGATCTGGGGCAGGTTGCTCGAAGcttggttagcactaaccgttggttaagaggtatcaagcCCAATAGGTTTGCATGGTATTTAaccctggttagtgctaaccatgcttcgattAGGATCatcaatttaacctaggtaaaaacggattcaacttgAACCCGGATTTAACCGACAACATCAGTCCTTCACCAACTTAAACCGACGAGAGGCGTAAATgctcattagggagcttaagcaacgacaacggcgacggcgacggcaacgagaacgtcacaaatttgcatatttggtgggcaaaagcaatagctttgcacgacctgcacgtgcatttttcacttttgtccatttctttgccgcttTCACAAATAACTAGTAAGGATATTGGGTTTCCCTAACGAGGGTTGACACGCGGTGAAAAGTGAGCATGAATCGTGACCATTCTTGCTTTTAGTAATCTTGACCACCTCAGTGGTTACCTTTCCCCTaaacaatagggaccttaagcaacgacaacggcgacggcaacgagaacgtcacaaatttgcacatttagtgggcaaaaacaatagctttgcacgccctgcacgtgcgtttttcactcttgtccatttctttgccgtcatcagcaaaactacaacgtgaaatagccaaatttgaggtttatgACAAACGTCAGCaattgaggataaattttcattccctCCCCTAATTTAAGCGCCGTTGCGACCAGGATTATTTTGagaaactaccacacccttgtcatattaaaaagtttgaaatagtcacgaagtgattacaataacgtgaatttatattttgagatgacgttctcgttgctgttgCCGGAAAAAATCATTTGCAGTTTACGCGCAATCTCTCCAACTCGGTCAGTTGTGTTTTTACAAATCCTAATTGACTTGAAAAGCGACTGGCAGAGTAGTTACTCTATAACAATCCACCAGGAGcttgtt carries:
- the LOC138036833 gene encoding uncharacterized protein, translated to MTYVNRSIGNMCDSALSGWYRFSGEAGTQMADSCPKIYHCTTDSPGWLDGTHPTVAEGIVQRKVCFFQQLFVSNCCEFSKDISVRNCGAFYVYRLDPLKCYSRYCGNGLPRAPECSNYKALKEANRATTYRFNLLSLCKNESTLSGWYRFDGEAGNQMADTCVERYHCGARYSGWLSGGHPSVEDGAVVRRVCLTASYCSCCANFVYISVRNCGGFYVYKLTPLPTSYNCSYRYCASNGTKLALPTTLTTEISTSSAAQTTTVPSTTSSPPQTTTVPSTRDLTTEECFEATQSFFY